One genomic region from Argentina anserina chromosome 2, drPotAnse1.1, whole genome shotgun sequence encodes:
- the LOC126785254 gene encoding SUMO-conjugating enzyme SCE1-like, which produces MSGGIARGRLAEERKSWRKNHPHGFVAKPETGSDGTVNLMVWHCLLPGKPTTDWEGGNYPLTLQFSEDYPSKPPKCKFPQGFFHPNVYPSGTVCLSILNEDKGWRPAITVKQILVGIQDLLDQPNPADPAQTEGYQLFIQEPVEYKRRVRQQAKQYPSVI; this is translated from the exons atGTCGGGAGGAATCGCGCGCGGTCGTCTCGCCGAGGAACGCAAGTCCTGGCGCAAGAATCACCCCCAT ggttttgtGGCGAAGCCAGAGACTGGTTCAGATGGCACTGTCAATTTGATGGTTTGGCACTGCTTACTCCCTGGAAAACCCACT ACTGATTGGGAAGGTGGCAACTATCCACTTACTCTCCAGTTCAGTGAGGATTACCCCAGCAAACCCCCAAAGTGCAAGTTCCCCCAGGGTTTTTTTCACCCTAATGTCTATCCTTCTGGAACTGtttgcctttcaattctcaatgaggataag GGGTGGAGGCCCGCCATTACTGTGAAGCAAATCCTTGTAGGCATTCAGGATTTGCTAGACCAGCCAAATCCTGCTGATCCAGCACAAACTGAGGGTTATCAGCTCTTTATCCag GAACCAGTCGAGTACAAAAGAAGAGTTCGGCAGCAGGCAAAGCAATATCCATCTGTTATCTGA
- the LOC126785238 gene encoding long chain base biosynthesis protein 1 isoform X2, with protein sequence MISVRNGFLNLSFLRSPKICSMNPQCWKGPHTIVNGKEVVNFASANYLGLIGHEKLIESCTSALEKYGVGSCGPRGFYGTIDVHLDCEARIAKFLGTPDSILYSYGLSTMFSAIPAFCKKGDIIVVDEGVHWGIQNGLYLSRSTIVYFKHNDMESLRNTLEEITVRNERAKKLRRYIVVEAVYQNSGQIAPLDEIVKLKEKYFFRVLLDESNSFGVLGKGGRGLTESCSVPVEKIDIITAAMGHALAAEGGFCTGSARVTDHQRLSSSGYVFSASLPPYLASAAITAIDILEDNPDLITKLKTNITLLWKGLSGIMGLSLVSNPESPIVFLKLQKSTGSPKSDLQLLEDIADRLLKDHSIFVVASKRSTLDKCRLPVGIRLFISAAHSEADLLKASESLKMVAESVLKNHI encoded by the exons ATGATCTCTGTGAGGAATGGGTTCCTGAACCTCTCATTCCTCCGATCACCGAAGATATGCAGTATGAACCCCCAGTGTTGGAAAG GGCCACACACAATAGTCAATGGAAAAGAAGTCGTGAACTTTGCTTCAGCAAATTATCTTGGATTGATAGGACATGAGAAGTTGATT GAGTCATGTACCTCTGCATTGGAGAAATATGGTGTTGGTTCATGTGGTCCTCGTGGGTTCTATGGGACGATTG ATGTCCACCTTGATTGTGAGGCAAGAATAGCAAAGTTTTTGGGAACTCCGGATTCaattctatattcttatggtCTCTCCACCATGTTCAGTGCAATTCCAGCATTTTGCAAAAAAGGAGATATCATTGTTGT GGATGAAGGAGTCCACTGGGGAATACAAAATGGTCTTTATCTTTCTAGAAGCACAATTGTTTATTTTAAGCATAATGACATGGAATCATTAAGAAATACTCTGGAGGAAATCACTGTGAGGAATGAGCGGGCTAAGAAACTGCGGCGTTACATTGTGGTTGAAGCTGTGTACCAG AATTCCGGCCAAATAGCCCCCTTGGACGAAATTGTCAAATTGAAGGAGAAATATTTTTTCCGTGTTCTATTAGATGAGAGCAACTCATTTGGTGTGCTTGGAAAAGGGGGACGAGGTCTCACTGAATCTTGCAGTGTTCCG GTTGAAAAGATAGATATTATTACTGCTGCAATGGGACACGCCTTAGCTGCAGAAGGAGGCTTCTGCACAGGAAGCGCCAGAGTCACTGATCACCAG CGATTGAGCAGTTCTGGGTACGTCTTTTCCGCTTCTTTGCCACCGTATCTTGCAAGTGCTGCCATTACAGCCATTGATATTCTTGAGGATAACCCTGATCTTATAACAAAGCTGAAGACAAACATTACTTTACTATGGAAAG GATTGTCGGGTATAATGGGCCTCTCATTAGTGAGCAATCCAGAATCACCAATTGTATTTCTCAAATTACAGAAGTCAACAGGTTCTCCAAAGAGTGACCTGCAACTCCTTGAGGATATAGCTGATCGT TTGTTAAAGGATCATTCAATTTTTGTGGTGGCCTCTAAAAGGTCGACACTTGATAAGTGTCGGTTGCCTGTGGGAATTAGACTGTTTATTTCTGCTGCCCATTCAGAAGCCGATCTGCTGAAGGCATCAGAGTCACTGAAAATGGTTGCAGAATCTGTGCTGAAGAATCATATATGA
- the LOC126785244 gene encoding uncharacterized protein LOC126785244, producing the protein MVNNPIITLTCSKALPLLFLSSSRSPFFTSHLTPKPSSSISFTTTKTRWNTTVSSASDIDMVRNKQGVYTPKHKKVVILWDLDNKPPRGPPYEAAMALKQVAQHFGEVVDVSAYANRHAFIHLPNWVVEQRRERKSLDILERKGIVTPPEPYICGVCGRKCKSNMDLTKHFRQLHERERQKKLNRMRGLKGKKRQRFKERFITGNDKYNEAARSLIKPKVGYGLAAELRRAGVFVKTVEDKPQAADWALKRQMQHSMSRGIDWLFLVSDDSDFQDMLRKAREASLGTVVVGDWDRALGRHADVWVPWNAVEKGEISEKDLVPKRSRSKFFDEDVEEEEGDVELFSDFGFGGSELDNVVDELVGVRSQGSGGMRISAFSEGEVEEGDWEEDYEGSENGDYLSDDSEDLDSEDEDGFF; encoded by the coding sequence ATGGTGAACAACCCCATCATCACCCTCACTTGTAGCAAAGCCCTCCCTCTCTtattcctctcctcctcccgcTCCCCATTCTTCACTTCCCACCTCACcccaaaaccctcctcctcAATCTCcttcacaacaacaaaaacgaGATGGAACACCACCGTGTCTTCCGCCTCGGACATCGACATGGTCAGAAACAAGCAAGGCGTGTACACACCCAAGCACAAGAAGGTCGTGATCCTGTGGGACCTCGACAACAAGCCCCCGCGCGGCCCGCCGTACGAGGCGGCCATGGCTTTGAAACAGGTGGCCCAGCACTTCGGCGAGGTCGTCGACGTGTCCGCCTACGCCAACCGCCACGCGTTCATCCACCTCCCCAACTGGGTCGTCGAGCAGCGCCGCGAGCGTAAGAGCTTGGACATTCTAGAGAGGAAGGGTATAGTCACGCCGCCGGAGCCCTACATCTGCGGCGTCTGCGGCCGCAAGTGTAAGTCCAACATGGACTTGACGAAGCACTTCAGGCAGCTGCACGAGAGGGAGAGGCAGAAGAAGCTGAACCGGATGAGGGGCCTGAAAGGGAAGAAACGGCAGCGGTTTAAGGAGAGGTTTATAACCGGAAATGATAAGTATAATGAGGCTGCGAGGAGCTTGATTAAGCCGAAAGTGGGGTATGGGTTAGCGGCGGAGCTGAGGAGAGCTGGGGTGTTTGTGAAGACGGTGGAGGATAAGCCGCAGGCGGCGGATTGGGCGTTGAAGaggcaaatgcagcattctaTGAGCCGTGGGATTGACtggttgtttttggtttcggATGATTCGGATTTTCAGGACATGTTGAGGAAGGCGAGGGAGGCGAGTTTGGGGACTGTGGTGGTGGGGGATTGGGATAGAGCTTTGGGGAGGCATGCGGATGTGTGGGTGCCGTGGAATGCAGTGGAGAAGGGGGAGATTTCCGAGAAGGATTTGGTGCCGAAGAGGAGCAGGAGTAAGTTTTTTGATGAGGatgtggaggaggaggaaggtgATGTGGAGTTGTTTTCGGATTTTGGGTTTGGTGGGAGTGAATTGGACAATGTGGTTGATGAGCTTGTTGGAGTGAGGTCTCAGGGGTCTGGTGGAATGAGAATCTCTGCGTTTTCGGAAGGGGAAGTGGAAGAAGGAGATTGGGAGGAGGATTATGAGGGAAGTGAGAATGGGGACTATTTGTCGGATGATAGTGAGGATCTAGAttcagaagatgaagatgggtTCTTTTGA
- the LOC126785238 gene encoding long chain base biosynthesis protein 1 isoform X1, translated as MASNYVVNLVNSTLAWVTATLDAPSSRAVVFGVPIGGHLFVEVLLFAVIVFLLSQKSYKPPKKPLTEKEINDLCEEWVPEPLIPPITEDMQYEPPVLESAAGPHTIVNGKEVVNFASANYLGLIGHEKLIESCTSALEKYGVGSCGPRGFYGTIDVHLDCEARIAKFLGTPDSILYSYGLSTMFSAIPAFCKKGDIIVVDEGVHWGIQNGLYLSRSTIVYFKHNDMESLRNTLEEITVRNERAKKLRRYIVVEAVYQNSGQIAPLDEIVKLKEKYFFRVLLDESNSFGVLGKGGRGLTESCSVPVEKIDIITAAMGHALAAEGGFCTGSARVTDHQRLSSSGYVFSASLPPYLASAAITAIDILEDNPDLITKLKTNITLLWKGLSGIMGLSLVSNPESPIVFLKLQKSTGSPKSDLQLLEDIADRLLKDHSIFVVASKRSTLDKCRLPVGIRLFISAAHSEADLLKASESLKMVAESVLKNHI; from the exons ATGGCATCGAATTATGTGGTGAATTTGGTGAATTCTACCTTGGCTTGGGTGACTGCCACTTTAGATGCTCCCTCCTCCAGAGCTGTTGTCTTTGGCGTGCCGATTGGCG GACATCTTTTTGTAGAAGTACTTCTTTTCGCCGTCATTGTTTTTCTGCTCTCGCAGAAAAGTTACAAGCCCCCGAAGAAGCCCTTAACTGAGAAG GAAATAAATGATCTCTGTGAGGAATGGGTTCCTGAACCTCTCATTCCTCCGATCACCGAAGATATGCAGTATGAACCCCCAGTGTTGGAAAG TGCTGCAGGGCCACACACAATAGTCAATGGAAAAGAAGTCGTGAACTTTGCTTCAGCAAATTATCTTGGATTGATAGGACATGAGAAGTTGATT GAGTCATGTACCTCTGCATTGGAGAAATATGGTGTTGGTTCATGTGGTCCTCGTGGGTTCTATGGGACGATTG ATGTCCACCTTGATTGTGAGGCAAGAATAGCAAAGTTTTTGGGAACTCCGGATTCaattctatattcttatggtCTCTCCACCATGTTCAGTGCAATTCCAGCATTTTGCAAAAAAGGAGATATCATTGTTGT GGATGAAGGAGTCCACTGGGGAATACAAAATGGTCTTTATCTTTCTAGAAGCACAATTGTTTATTTTAAGCATAATGACATGGAATCATTAAGAAATACTCTGGAGGAAATCACTGTGAGGAATGAGCGGGCTAAGAAACTGCGGCGTTACATTGTGGTTGAAGCTGTGTACCAG AATTCCGGCCAAATAGCCCCCTTGGACGAAATTGTCAAATTGAAGGAGAAATATTTTTTCCGTGTTCTATTAGATGAGAGCAACTCATTTGGTGTGCTTGGAAAAGGGGGACGAGGTCTCACTGAATCTTGCAGTGTTCCG GTTGAAAAGATAGATATTATTACTGCTGCAATGGGACACGCCTTAGCTGCAGAAGGAGGCTTCTGCACAGGAAGCGCCAGAGTCACTGATCACCAG CGATTGAGCAGTTCTGGGTACGTCTTTTCCGCTTCTTTGCCACCGTATCTTGCAAGTGCTGCCATTACAGCCATTGATATTCTTGAGGATAACCCTGATCTTATAACAAAGCTGAAGACAAACATTACTTTACTATGGAAAG GATTGTCGGGTATAATGGGCCTCTCATTAGTGAGCAATCCAGAATCACCAATTGTATTTCTCAAATTACAGAAGTCAACAGGTTCTCCAAAGAGTGACCTGCAACTCCTTGAGGATATAGCTGATCGT TTGTTAAAGGATCATTCAATTTTTGTGGTGGCCTCTAAAAGGTCGACACTTGATAAGTGTCGGTTGCCTGTGGGAATTAGACTGTTTATTTCTGCTGCCCATTCAGAAGCCGATCTGCTGAAGGCATCAGAGTCACTGAAAATGGTTGCAGAATCTGTGCTGAAGAATCATATATGA
- the LOC126785252 gene encoding WUSCHEL-related homeobox 4 isoform X2, which produces MGMSSMKVRQFARGFWDSSTTNLEPSLSLGCKRLRPLAPKLSDTTATTTLAPFDLKSFIRPESGPRNKSPSPQDHEKKDSSSPTQVEMHPGGTRWNPTQEQIGILEMLYRGGMRTPNAHQIEKITAQLGKYGKIEGKNVFYWFQNHKARERQKQKRSTHALTHSPRTPTPEEVLEREEDSLYKRKCRSWAFDCLADDSSTITCNNDVVEGDRTLELFPLRPEGMR; this is translated from the exons ATGGGAATGAGCAGCATGAAGGTGCGTCAGTTCGCACGTGGATTCTGGGACTCATCCACCACCAATCTTGAGCCCTCCCTCAGCCTTGGATGCAAGCGCTTACGCCCTCTCGCTCCCAAACTCTCCGACACCACTGCAACCACTACTCTCGCTCCTTTCGATCTCAAGAGCTTCATCAGACCTGAAAGTGGCCCTAGAAACAAGTCACCATCCCCTCAGGACCATGAGAAGAAAGATTCATCCTCCCCCACTCAG GTAGAGATGCACCCGGGAGGGACGCGCTGGAATCCAACACAAGAGCAGATAGGGATACTGGAAATGCTGTACAGAGGAGGAATGCGGACCCCAAATGCTCATCAGATAGAGAAAATCACGGCTCAGCTTGGCAAGTACGGCAAGATTGAAGGCAAGAATGTCTTTTACTGGTTCCAGAATCACAAAGCACGTGAAAGACAGAAGCAAAAACGTAGCACCCATGCTCTCACTCACTCTCCAAGAACCCCGACTCCT GAAGAGGTACTGGAGAGAGAGGAAGACAGTTTATACAAGAGGAAGTGCAGAAGCTGGGCCTTTGATTGTTTGGCAGACGATTCGAGTACTATAACTTGTAACAACGACGTAGTTGAGGGAGATAGGACCCTGGAGCTCTTCCCATTACGCCCTGAAGGCATGAGATGA
- the LOC126785256 gene encoding ethylene-responsive transcription factor ERF011-like, translating to MEGEYTCSSSSSSSTTTSLEKRKKRQHESDDNQEKPYRGIRMRKWGKWVAEIREPNKRSRIWLGSYTTPVAAARAYDTAVFYLRGPSARLNFPELVFQEGQLHDMSSASIRKKATEVGAKVDALQTALRSPSSQSKTGSRFGSQVKPDLNEYPDPENSDDN from the coding sequence ATGGAAGGAGAGTACACTTGTTCGTCATCGTCTTCTTCATCGACGACGACGAGCTTAGAGAAGCGCAAGAAGAGACAACACGAGAGCGATGACAACCAGGAGAAGCCCTACAGAGGAATAAGGATGAGGAAGTGGGGCAAGTGGGTGGCCGAGATTAGAGAACCTAACAAGCGATCCAGGATTTGGCTTGGTTCTTACACAACTCCTGTCGCCGCCGCTAGAGCCTACGACACCGCCGTTTTCTACCTCCGAGGCCCTTCTGCGAGACTCAACTTCCCGGAGTTGGTTTTCCAAGAAGGCCAGCTGCATGACATGTCATCCGCTTCCATACGCAAGAAGGCCACCGAGGTTGGAGCCAAAGTCGACGCTCTCCAAACCGCTCTCCGGTCGCCGTCGTCGCAGTCGAAAACCGGCTCCCGGTTTGGTTCTCAGGTTAAGCCTGATTTGAACGAGTACCCGGACCCGGAAAACTCCGATGACAACTGA
- the LOC126785252 gene encoding WUSCHEL-related homeobox 4 isoform X1 — MGMSSMKVRQFARGFWDSSTTNLEPSLSLGCKRLRPLAPKLSDTTATTTLAPFDLKSFIRPESGPRNKSPSPQDHEKKDSSSPTQVEMHPGGTRWNPTQEQIGILEMLYRGGMRTPNAHQIEKITAQLGKYGKIEGKNVFYWFQNHKARERQKQKRSTHALTHSPRTPTPVITATEEVLEREEDSLYKRKCRSWAFDCLADDSSTITCNNDVVEGDRTLELFPLRPEGMR, encoded by the exons ATGGGAATGAGCAGCATGAAGGTGCGTCAGTTCGCACGTGGATTCTGGGACTCATCCACCACCAATCTTGAGCCCTCCCTCAGCCTTGGATGCAAGCGCTTACGCCCTCTCGCTCCCAAACTCTCCGACACCACTGCAACCACTACTCTCGCTCCTTTCGATCTCAAGAGCTTCATCAGACCTGAAAGTGGCCCTAGAAACAAGTCACCATCCCCTCAGGACCATGAGAAGAAAGATTCATCCTCCCCCACTCAG GTAGAGATGCACCCGGGAGGGACGCGCTGGAATCCAACACAAGAGCAGATAGGGATACTGGAAATGCTGTACAGAGGAGGAATGCGGACCCCAAATGCTCATCAGATAGAGAAAATCACGGCTCAGCTTGGCAAGTACGGCAAGATTGAAGGCAAGAATGTCTTTTACTGGTTCCAGAATCACAAAGCACGTGAAAGACAGAAGCAAAAACGTAGCACCCATGCTCTCACTCACTCTCCAAGAACCCCGACTCCTGTAATTACCGCCACC GAAGAGGTACTGGAGAGAGAGGAAGACAGTTTATACAAGAGGAAGTGCAGAAGCTGGGCCTTTGATTGTTTGGCAGACGATTCGAGTACTATAACTTGTAACAACGACGTAGTTGAGGGAGATAGGACCCTGGAGCTCTTCCCATTACGCCCTGAAGGCATGAGATGA
- the LOC126785239 gene encoding uncharacterized protein LOC126785239: MGQIELVAALLVALGVLLLGFVALILWRLNCCRQRKETTTPRRVNIRSNQSLEAGIAKLHNNQQQGLQQHHQFDHVSSKKTANNYYMYGRGVSGKSSPLFSWSDHPSSVTDAVENGWSRFAFATAYTSSPSTRSRRLLGLCAVGEHRVRETEPEISWEVCQASADFMQKIRLNSGLKKALNSGNTTAAAASVIRTALPLPGPPLGNNSFPQEAYFEITVLFSLGDEVNSESEKTKVIKDKFIEMSSSESLVHVTSSGQRNNKIEELKLAVIDEHDQRKEEAVLLSLGLTTGGPLPVKLPGSYAGSIGFGSNGSVHLDGIKLAFESEKAAWGRTDHVIGCGFDPRQKKVYFTVDSELVHVVHCKSEEFGTPLYPTLAANTDIEVLVNFGQSVFKYAPANAHRTPNPCFVSPIGNANSHAFNEDSKELFSMGRIDSQWLNRSTTRGSQYPSTANRVLEYDEESNDLFEIVLDSNGRSPNTVL; this comes from the exons ATGGGGCAGATAGAATTGGTTGCGGCGTTGCTAGTTGCCCTGGGAGTACTCCTCCTTGGCTTTGTTGCTCTGATTCTGTGGCGTTTAAATTGCTGTAGACAACGAAAAGAAACAACGACTCCGAGGAGGGTGAATATTAGGAGCAACCAGAGCTTGGAAGCCGGAATTGCCAAGCTTCATAATAACCAGCAACAGGGTCTGCAGCAGCATCATCAGTTTGATCATGTGTCAAGTAAGAAAACGGCTAACAACTATTACATGTATGGTCGTGGGGTTTCAGGAAAATCATCCCCACTTTTTAGCTGGTCGGATCATCCCTCCTCCGTCACCGACGCCGTCGAAAACGGGTGGTCTCGGTTCGCTTTTGCGACGGCTTACACGTCttcgccgtcgacgcgatcaagGCGGCTGTTAGGGTTGTGCGCGGTTGGAGAGCATAGGGTGAGGGAGACGGAGCCGGAGATTAGTTGGGAAGTTTGTCAAGCTTCGGCGGATTTCATGCAGAAGATCAGATTAAACTCCGGCTTGAAAAAAGCGTTGAATTCAGGGAACACAACCGCAGCGGCTGCGTCTGTAATCAGGACTGCTCTTCCTTTGCCGGGGCCTCCTTTAGGGAACAATTCATTTCCCCAAGAGGCCTATTTCGAGATCAcagttttgttttctcttgGAGATGAAGTGAATAGTGAGAGTGAGAAGACCAAGGTCATTAAGGACAAGTTCATTGAGATGTCCAGTTCAGAATCTTTAGTACATGTCACTAGTAGCGGGCAgagaaataataaaattgaGGAACTGAAGCTTGCTGTTATAGATGAACACgatcaaagaaaagaagaagctgTGTTACTGTCGTTAGGACTCACTACTGGTGGCCCTCTTCCGGTGAAACTTCCGGGCAGCTATGCGGGAAGTATCGGATTCGGATCCAACGGCTCTGTCCATCTTGATG GGATTAAACTCGCATTTGAATCGGAGAAAGCCGCATGGGGAAGAACAGACCATGTAATCGGTTGTGGGTTTGATCCAAGGCAAAAGAAGGTTTATTTCACTGTGGACTCGGAGCTAGTTCATGTGGTGCATTGCAAGTCGGAGGAGTTTGGGACTCCTCTGTACCCGACTCTTGCAGCAAACACAGACATTGAGGtgttggtgaattttggacaAAGTGTCTTCAAATATGCACCAGCAAATGCGCACAGGACCCCCAATCCATGCTTTGTTAGTCCTATAGGAAATGCCAACTCTCATGCGTTTAATGAAGATAGCAAAGAGCTTTTCTCAATGGGAAGGATCGATTCTCAGTGGCTTAATCGGAGTACGACCAGAGGCAGCCAATATCCCAGCACTGCAAACAGGGTATTGGAATATGATGAAGAGTCTAATGATTTGTTTGAGATTGTATTGGATAGTAATGGAAGATCCCCCAACACCGTATTATAG